From a region of the Halodesulfovibrio sp. genome:
- the tsaE gene encoding tRNA (adenosine(37)-N6)-threonylcarbamoyltransferase complex ATPase subunit type 1 TsaE — translation MLLYLKNAEETELLGKYIAQALVSTDPVQNLLFKGTLGSGKTTLVRSLVQHLPGGDEAEVSSPSFNVYNLYPTIPETAHFDLYRLAGGSVDESFHELLDEEQTLMLVEWAEHLPEQDYPNEWLQFSWIPCEEGRQIDILVKGAGATRVIEALKPLVTSMQVAP, via the coding sequence GTGCTTCTTTATCTAAAAAACGCAGAAGAAACTGAACTTCTCGGAAAATATATTGCACAGGCTCTCGTTTCGACAGACCCTGTGCAAAATTTATTGTTTAAAGGTACACTTGGCTCTGGCAAGACAACCCTTGTCCGCTCGCTTGTACAGCACCTTCCCGGTGGTGATGAAGCAGAGGTGAGCAGCCCTAGTTTTAACGTATACAACCTGTACCCGACCATCCCCGAAACCGCCCATTTTGACCTCTACAGGCTGGCTGGCGGAAGTGTTGATGAGTCCTTTCATGAACTGCTTGATGAAGAACAGACCCTTATGCTTGTTGAATGGGCTGAACACCTTCCTGAGCAAGATTACCCGAATGAATGGTTGCAATTCAGTTGGATTCCATGCGAAGAAGGACGACAAATTGACATTTTGGTAAAAGGGGCAGGAGCTACCCGTGTAATCGAGGCATTAAAACCACTTGTGACC
- a CDS encoding CBS domain-containing protein: MLTAFDLMTENPQTIAPDDDVVTAARIMLDKRYNGLPVVESDGTLVGILCQSDLINQHKRLNLPSFFTVLDGIIPLRSGSDMDAEMRKISASKVAEAMTPAPTSVTEETPIDEIATLMVDNKYHSLPVVKNGKLVGIVGKEDILRTLLPKEEPKE; encoded by the coding sequence TGCTCACAGCCTTCGACCTGATGACAGAGAATCCACAAACAATTGCTCCGGACGATGATGTTGTAACCGCAGCACGTATCATGCTCGACAAACGATACAATGGACTGCCAGTTGTTGAATCTGACGGAACACTTGTAGGCATTCTTTGCCAGAGTGACCTCATCAATCAGCACAAGCGGCTTAACCTTCCTTCTTTTTTTACAGTTCTGGATGGAATTATTCCGTTGCGTTCCGGCTCCGATATGGATGCTGAAATGAGAAAAATATCTGCCAGCAAGGTTGCAGAGGCTATGACGCCTGCTCCAACGTCCGTAACGGAAGAGACTCCTATTGACGAAATTGCGACTCTTATGGTGGATAACAAGTACCACTCGCTGCCAGTTGTCAAAAATGGCAAATTGGTAGGAATTGTAGGAAAAGAAGATATATTGCGAACACTCCTCCCCAAGGAAGAACCCAAAGAGTAA